A stretch of DNA from Cellulomonas xiejunii:
AGCGCAGACGCGTCCGTTCGGGTGAGCCGGACCGGCCCGGACGACAGGACGCCCCCGCACCGACGTCGGTGCGGGGGCGTCCGAGGTGCCGTCGGCACCCTCGTTCACGGCACGGTCAGCGGAAGGCGTCCTTGACGTTCTCGCCGGCCTGCTTGAGGTTCGCCGACGACTGGTCGGCCTTGCCCTCTGCCTCGCGCTCCTCGTCGCCGGTGGCCTTGCCAAGGGCTTCCTTGGCCTTGCCGCCCGTCTCCTGCGCGCTGTTCCGGATCTTGTCGTCCAGGCCCATGAGAGCTCCCTTCGTCGATGACGGGACGACGCTAGGCCTGGTCGGACGACCCCGCATCCGCAACGCCCTCGTCGCGCAGCCTCGGCTCGGTCCGGCGTGCCGGGACGAAGCCCGACTTGTCGGCGTAGAACGCGCGCACGACGTCCATGTCGGCACGCACGTCACCGGTCAGGGTCAGCGTCGGCCCCAGGCCCGCCGTCATCGTCGTGCGGTCCACGTACCCCAGGGTCACCGTCAGGCCCACAGCCCGCGCGATGCGGTAGAAGCCCGACTTCCAGCCGGAGCCGGACCGGCTGCCCTCGGGGGTGACGACGAGGTAGAACTGCTCACCCGCGGCCATGCGCGCCACCATGTCGTCCACGAGCCCCGCGGGGTTCCGCCGGTCCACGGGGATCCCACCCAGCGCGCGCATCAGCGGCCCGGCCGGCCCCTGGAACAGGGTGTGCTTGCCCAGCCACTTGAACGTCAGCTCGGCCTCCCACGCGATCGCGAGCATCAGGACGAAGTCCCAGTTCGACGTGTGCGGTGCGCCGAGGATGATGCCGGAGCCGTCGCGCGGGACCCGTTCCGTGCGCAGCG
This window harbors:
- a CDS encoding 1-acyl-sn-glycerol-3-phosphate acyltransferase, with translation MSVRRAAARAFWRVSRWTLRTERVPRDGSGIILGAPHTSNWDFVLMLAIAWEAELTFKWLGKHTLFQGPAGPLMRALGGIPVDRRNPAGLVDDMVARMAAGEQFYLVVTPEGSRSGSGWKSGFYRIARAVGLTVTLGYVDRTTMTAGLGPTLTLTGDVRADMDVVRAFYADKSGFVPARRTEPRLRDEGVADAGSSDQA
- a CDS encoding CsbD family protein, with the translated sequence MGLDDKIRNSAQETGGKAKEALGKATGDEEREAEGKADQSSANLKQAGENVKDAFR